The DNA window tatatattgtatttcaTTGTCGCTCGtgtaaaatgtagaaaaatatCTCACATGCTGTCTGCAGACATCTTCATAACGCCAACACAAAGTGCTTGTTGTTTTCCCTCCGCCATGATGGCCTGCGTCCACTTGTTAAAGACAAACTGGTACGCAAGTGATTCACAAGGAAGACCAGATATATTATATCTCATAGTGGGAAAGCTTCCTCGCATTAAAAGGATACAACAACGGTGTCAGAGGCAGCTGGGTAGAGTTTAGCGCCTGGCGACGTCAACCCAGGGCACATTATGTTGGCTCCACTTAAGACAAATTTAATGGCGCCTTTGTCTACTTGCTGGTGTGGAAGAATGAAAGGATCTAGGAAAAGATCATTTACCAGCAGTGTTAGGGTACGCTAACGACACCATGCAGCAGTTGGCATCAGAGGATCTTACATTTATGCAACAGTCTGAGGGTCGGGTAGAAtggtccttctctctgtctgaaGAAAAGCAGTTCTCCATTCACTGTCAGGATTTCAATGTGTTCATGGCTGTGGGGGAAAAGTACTTTATTAAAACTggagaggaaaataaactaCACTGAAAACAGATTTCATGTGAACAACttgaca is part of the Pungitius pungitius chromosome 2, fPunPun2.1, whole genome shotgun sequence genome and encodes:
- the mcts1 gene encoding malignant T-cell-amplified sequence 1, producing MFKKFDEKENVSNCIQLKTSVIKGIKNQLLEQFPDIESWLNHIMPKKDPVKIVRCHEHIEILTVNGELLFFRQREGPFYPTLRLLHKYPFILPHQQVDKGAIKFVLSGANIMCPGLTSPGAKLYPAASDTVVAIMAEGKQQALCVGVMKMSADSIEKVNKGIGIENVHYLNDGLWHMKTYK